In one window of Juglans regia cultivar Chandler chromosome 3, Walnut 2.0, whole genome shotgun sequence DNA:
- the LOC108982525 gene encoding uncharacterized protein LOC108982525 — MEAFREVVDRCGLNDMGFYGRKFTWSNGRHGEAFTKERLDRAFCNNAWTSLFADLRVYALPALNSDHSPLWIDMDLLQPYSLRYQRPFRYEACWTLKEDCFKAVEEAWCIPRITPNKMQHIAEGLKICKQKLSQWSKQQLGNFKREVKEQMEFLSNLQDRNTCQLNEEIKQAHQRVDRLLEAENLKWKQRAKQR; from the coding sequence ATGGAAGCCTTTAGAGAGGTAGTGGATAGGTGTGGGCTCAATGATATGGGATTTTATGGAAGGAAATTTACTTGGTCAAATGGGAGGCATGGTGAGGCCTTCACCAAAGAAAGGCTGGATAGAGCCTTCTGCAATAATGCCTGGACAAGTCTTTTTGCTGACTTGAGAGTCTATGCCCTCCCAGCCCTCAATTCTGACCACAGTCCCTTGTGGATTGACATGGACCTATTGCAACCCTACTCTCTTAGATATCAGAGGCCTTTCAGATATGAGGCATGCTGGACCCTGAAGGAGGATTGCTTTAAAGCAGTGGAGGAAGCCTGGTGTATACCTAGGATAACACCAAACAAAATGCAACACATAGCTGAGGGGCTCAAGATTTGCAAGCAGAAACTATCTCAGTGGAGTAAACAGCAACTAGGCAACTTTAAGAGAGAAGTTAAGGAACAAATGGAATTTCTTTCAAATCTACAAGATAGGAACACATGCCAATTGAATGAGGAGATCAAACAAGCTCATCAAAGGGTGGACAGACTACTGGAAGCTGAAAACCTtaagtggaaacaaagagcaaaacaGAGATAG